One genomic segment of Helianthus annuus cultivar XRQ/B chromosome 14, HanXRQr2.0-SUNRISE, whole genome shotgun sequence includes these proteins:
- the LOC118486532 gene encoding uncharacterized protein LOC118486532 produces MIERFGHLKLELARHDIKYPDEEIVDKLFDSLPDEMDWRYYALMLKNTIPPEELKPDVVIERLESHELELKKTYKVNHSYQQNPELYYPKSLMPKASSPKTAFSAENISPAHKENQSNSNKESHSGYHSGSTSISTASTNRSDSKFSCNIAVDLKNAQNFDEESVKQQMVFLASVLESYEGLIAGKIGNTNLTKEDYDQIDPEEMELIDIQWAMASAVRRAQRFMEITGRKTIGGPSTKLGFDKSKDDYYKKAIYHQNKSEPPRIKQSEDNKGKSRALAVIYDDEGYDWSKEVLPEDDAIGYAFMASHNEPIQWKDNRTEQQKYEYRKMVAEAKIIRLSGVYEEAKRANRWDPDRECYLDEYGNIAVDYKKIDIEAIIQEYKEEDEYWQHKWWGTPTSKMIEEERREKEKIEEPVKIDTGMINTAQEMTAENLREMADKVLAVKALEVDSTPNSESKKQVSQTKSSTVSVVDGIVSVDAETTVDDDDKQSAMGRGKDTNKGHNVPSTIDEVSTKGTEAEKMAECLRKSRIAKALSDTTIVYESHVRRFWDTARFEEKDNKIHAVVKKKDENNKDIDVEVVFGVEDIRRVLDLQDSDNDPTIMSERLAKGLWCRLGFSSHINGKMFKRSFSKQYRYLMHCLVHSLSHRKGAYDEVSDYIMNIVVKNCLAGKDKYIMYPRFIMMILDDKVKDLPKNNDDIMAMAEVNKTAILRITKEKDDKTKELICALKDESYVAPENDKWRHDNSDSDNEDNKMSEMIEKKTRWWCIKDGKRKRTPKSTPVVVIKETAKGSSEEPQRKLIDEPVIEPREVVDKGVGLKETLESYFKKHEEAEQAQAQKKVGQEEEAQKNSSNEDSEETLSESELDKETVGKGKVQLKKRPLKKRKNSEDEDSPYNPEDSQKNRKKRKATRSGDIPRVVRAKKQNAKSQKEKEGKKKQDTAETSPVVEIPKEVPLTEIPIETQTSYDDYVEITGVKSAKQTSDRHDIPESSQRKTDYFNLDFDSLGGATGDFFKDMPESEGDLFHDKKMKELEEKVKALEKEKEENEAVQIKLKEMIDELEKRHEDVMDAVFTKDEKLNEMKEDIKDNAELISALTDEIAALNAKVKDLQNINQTLNQLLNEMNEASTNEMKAMKLEMEAMRADKVMKDKQLEMLTAVIEAHLKVNIHEAFDQVDIIKANERRKERERQLAEEANLKNKGIAEEV; encoded by the exons ATGATCGAACGTTTTGGTCATCTTAAATTGGAACTTGCACGTCATGATATCAAATATCCTGATGAGGAGATAGTTGATAAACTGTTCGATTCTTTACCAGATGAAATGGACTGGAGGTACTAtgctttgatgttgaaaaacaccaTTCCGCCAGAAGAACTAAAACCAGATGTAGTGATTGAACGACTGGAAAGCCATGAGCTGGAATTGAAGAaaacgtacaaagtcaatcattcatatcaacaaAATCCAGAACTATACTATCCCAAAAGTTTGATGCCCAAAGCCTCATcaccgaaaactgcattttctgctgaaaaCATATCTCCAGCTCATAAAGAAAATCAAAGCaactcaaacaaagaaagtcacaGTGGATATCATAGTGGGTCTACTTCTATTTCTACTGCCTCGACAAATCGTTCTGATTCAAAGTTCTCATGTAATATTGCTGTTGATCTGAAGAATGCACAAAACTTtgatgaagaatctgtgaagcaACAGATGGTGTTTCTAGCATCTGTGCTAGAATCATATGAGGGGCTGATTGCTGGAAAAATTGGGAATACtaatctgacaaaagaagactatgatcagatagatcccgaagagATGGAGTTAATTGATATCCAATGGGCAATGGCGAGTGCAGTgcgacgtgcacaacgctttatggagataaCGGGAAGAAAAACAATCGGTGGTCCTTCAACAAagctgggatttgataaatcaaag GATGACTACTACAAGAAAGCTATCTATCATCAGAATAAGTCCGAACCGCCAAGAATAAAGCAATCTGAAGACAACAAAGGAAAATCTAGAGCTTTGGcagtgatttacgatgatgaaggatatgattggagtaaggaagtatTACCTGAAGATGATGCTATTGGTTATGCTTTTATGGCGAGTCATAATGAACCAATTCAATGGAAGGATAATCGTACAGAACAACAAAAGTACGAATatcgaaaaatggttgctgaagcAAAGATCATCCGACTCTCAGGTGTTTATGAGGAAGCAAAACGTGCAAaccgatgggatccagatagagagtgTTATTTGGATGAATATGGTAACATTGCTGTCGACTACAAGAAGATAGACATTGAAGCCATTATCCAAgaatacaaagaagaggatgagtactggcaacacaaatggtggggtaCACCAACATCGAAAATGATCGAGGAAGAAAGAAGAGAAAAGGAGAAGATAGAAGAACCTGTGAAAATTGACACCGGGATGATCAACACTGCACAGGAGATGACAGCTGAAAACTTGAGAGAAATGGCTGATAAAGTGCTTGCTGtcaaagcacttgaggtagattctactCCTAATTCTGAGTCAAAGAAACAGGTCAGTCAAACTAAGTCATCAACTGTGTCAG TGGTTGATGGAATTGTTAGCGTTGATGCAGAAACCACTGTGGATGATGATgataaacaatctgcaatg GGACGAGGAAAAGACACTAACAAAGGACACAATGTTCCATCTACAATTGATGAGGTCTCTACAAAAGGAACAGAAGCAGAAAAAATGGCTGAGTGCTTAAGAAAAAGCAGAATTGCTAAGGCATTGTCTGATACAACAATAGTTTATGAATCTCATGTTAGAAGATTTTGGGACACTGCAAGGTTTGAAGAAAAGGATAATAAAATTCATGCAGTagtcaagaagaaagatgaaaaCAACAAGGATATTGATGTTGAAGTAGTGTTTGGAGTAGAGGACATAAGAAGGGTTCTTGATTTACAAGATTCTGACAATGATCCAACGATCATGTCAGAACGTCTTGCTAAAGGGCTATGGTGTAGGTTGGGATTTTCTTCACACATCAACGGAAAAATGTTCAAAAGGAGTTTCTCGAAACAATACAGATACTTAATGCATTGCTTAGTGCATTCCCTATCTCACAGAAAGGGAGCTTATGATGAGGTGTCTGACTACATAATGAACATTGTTGTAA aaaattgcTTAGCCGGGAAAGACAAATACATTATGTACCCAAGATTCATTATGATGATCTTGGATGACAAAGTTAAGGATTTGCCAAAGAACAATGATGATATTATGGCAATGGCTGAAGTGAATAAGACTGCTATTCTGAGAATCACAAAGGAGAAGGATGATAAAACAAAAGAGTTGATCTGTGCATTAAAGGATGAATCATACGTAGCTCCTGAAAATGATAAATGGAGACATGATAATAGTGATTCAGACAATGAAGACAATAAGATGAGTGAAATGATTGAAAAGAAAACCAGATGGTGGTGTATCAAagatggaaagagaaagagaacACCAAAGTCGACCCCTGTGGTTGTAATTAAAGAAACAGCAAAGG GGTCTTCTGAAGAACCTCAAAGAAAGCTAATTGATGAACCTGTCATAGAACCAAGGGAGGTGGTTGATAAAGGTGTTGGTTTAAAAGAGACTTTGGAAAGCTATTTTAAAAAGCATGAAGAGGCTGAACAAGCACAAGCTCAAAAGAAAGTTGGTCAAGAAGAGGAAGCTCAAAAGAACTCCAGTAATGAAGATTCAGAAGAAACTTTATCTGAATCTGAACTGGACAAGGAGACAGTGGGAAAAGGAAAGGTACAACTGAAGAAAAGAcctttaaagaaaagaaagaattctgaagatgaagattcACCGTACAATCCTGAGGATTCCCAGAAAaacagaaagaaaagaaaagctactCGCAGCGGTGATATTCCAAGAGTGGTTAGAGCAAAGAAACAGAATGCTAAATCACAAAAAGAGAAGGAAGGAAAGAAGAAACAGGACACTGCTGAAACTAGTCCTGTAGTTGAGATACCAAAAGAAGTTCCTTTAACAGAAATTCCAATAGAAACACAAACTTCTTATGATGATTATGTGGAGATCACCGGAGTCAAATCTGCTAAACAAACATCTGATCGTCATGATATTCCAGAATCATCACAACGAAAGACAGATTATTTCAACTTAGATTTTGATAGCCTTGGTGGTGCTACTGGAGATTTCTTTAAAGATATGCCAGAGAGTGAAGGAGATCTATTTCATGATAAAAAGATGAAAGAATTGGAAGAAAAAGTTAAAGCCttggaaaaggaaaaggaagaaaACGAAGCTGTACAAATAAAGTTGAAGGAAATGATTGATGAGTTGGAGAAACGGCACGAAGACGTAATGGATGCAGTGTTTACAAAAGATGAGAAATTGAATGAAATGAAGGAAGATATAAAAGATAATGCAGAACTTATTAGTGCACTTACTGATGAAATTGCTGCATTGAACGCCAAAGTCAAAGACTTGCAGAATATCAATCAGACTTTGAATCAACTCTTAAATGAGATGAATGAAGCTTCGACAAATGAAATGAAGGCAATGAAGCTAGAGATGGAAGCTATGAGAGCAGATAAGGTGATGAAAGATAAGCAACTGGAAATGCTTACGGCTGTGATTGAAGCACATCTGAAGGTGAACATCCACGAGGCTTTTGATCAAGTTGACATTATCAAGGCAAATGAAAGAaggaaagaaagagaaagacagcTTGCTGAAGAAGCTAACCTGAAAAATAAAGGCATAGCAGAAGAAGTTTAA